The uncultured Trichococcus sp. DNA window ACATCAGCATAAGCTTGTTTGTCGAAAGCCATAGCTAAAGCTTTACGGATATTAGCATTCAGTAAAGGTGTGTTTTCTCTTTGTTGGTTGAATTTCAAGTAAAATACTGTAGAAGTCGGCATTGTGTGCATTTCAGCATCACCGGCTCTTTGCGATACGTATTCACCAGTCAAAATCATGCGGTCGATTGCGTCTGTGTCATACAGATTCAAAGCAGTCGAAGTTTCTTTGATGACTTCCACGTTGATTGCTTGCAATTTTACAGCTTCTTTATCCCAATAATCAGCATTGGGCTCATACGACCATGACAAGCTGGCTGCATCCCAGTTAGCTAATACAAATGGTCCGTTATACAATAAAGCATCACTGCTTAACGCATATTGGTCGCCTTGTTCTTCAACAAATGCTTGATTTTGAGGGAAGAACATAGCCAATGTCAACAAATCTTTGAAGTATGGCACTGGAGAAGCCAATGTGATTTCCAGCGTTTTTTCATCGACTGCTTTGACGCCCAATTCTTCAGGAGCAACTGCACCATCGATAATTTCAGTTGCGTTGGCAACAACACCTGCCATCATGTAAGAATAAGAAGCAGCCGATGCAGGATCCACCAATTTGCGCCATGCATAAACGAAGTCTTCCGCCGTTACAGGCTCTCCATTTGACCAGTTCGCATCTTCGCGGATAGTAAAAGTATAGACTAAACCGTCTTCGCTGACTGTAGGATCTTCTACTGCGATTCCCAATTCAACCGTTCCGTCCAAACCTTGACGATACAGACCTTCGTTTACGTTGCTCAAAGCAGTAAACGCAACCGTATCTGTAGCTTGCACAGAATCCATTGTAGGGATTTCAGCGCTTTCAATCAGATTTAACACCTGATCACTACCGCTCGCACCTGCAGACTCTGATGAATCGGCCGTGCTTCCCTCTCCACCGCATGCAGCCAATACAAGTGCGGAGCTTAAAGATAATAACACTAAAGATGAAAGTTTCTTGTTGCCCATATTTCTTTTCCCCCGTTCCCTCTGTTTCTATAATTTCTATAGTAAGATTAATTATAGTTCTGACTGTTATTAAAATCAAGTTTGTGATTTTAATAAATTGATTAAAATTAGATTAACATATTCATATTTATCAATTTATAGCAATAATAAATTTACATTGTTTGTATATTGAGAATCTAACACGGCATGTCAGAACTTCGAAAAAAACACGTAAGCGTATCCAAACGTTGAAAAGACGGCAAAAACCCTTTTTAAACTTTTGTTTATACATAAACAAATAATTAATGATTTGATATTGTTTTATTTCCATGATAAACAGATATTCAATCGTTTTCACAGAAAATACTCACCCTATTCTGATCAAACATCATTTTTAATTTCGCCTTTCCGCGTACAACACGCAAGTTGTGTGAGCTTTTACCAGAACTTTTTCCATAACGGCAGTTTTTGCCTTTCGCTCCAGGAAGACTTGGTTGTCTTCAACAAGAATGGCGTACTTTCCCTTTTCCATCCGGAAAATCGTATCGTTTCGGTTCGCGTTGAAAACAACAATGTACTTTTTGTCTTTGTTTTGCAAGGAAAAGGCTACGATGTTGAAATTTTCACTGAGCGCAGTGAAATGGGCGTCAATTTCATCATGGGTATGCAAGCGAAAAAGGTATTCAGCTTTGCGCAGAGCGATCAGACCTTTGGTGTAGACCACTGCTTGCTGAAACGTCGTCACCCGTTCCCATTCAAACTGATTGATTTCGTCGGATGACTTGTAGCTGTTCGCCACGCCTGCCTTTGACCGCAAAAATTCCTGTCCGCCATGGATGAAGGGGACACCTTGCGACAACAAGATGATGCTCGTTGCCAGTGTATGCATTTTTATGCGTACCTCTTCACTGTCGTTCGGATTGGAACGCAATAATTTGTCGTAGAGCGTCAAATTATCATGTGCTTCCACATATTGGATGACTTGTTCAGGGTCGACATAACTGCTGTGGCTGGAAAGATGCATACCCCCTTTTATATTCCGGATCAACAGGTCTTCCTGATAATTTTTACCACTGATGAAGCCCTTATCCTTTTCGTCCCCAAAATCACTCCCCTTCAACGCTATTCGGATCGAATCATTGAAGTGGGCGATTCTTGGCATTGCCTGCGCATTTTTCTGGGAAGCTTTCAAGTCCTCCGGTAGTGGTGTGCTCATTTCCCACCCTTCACCGATAATGACGATGGACGGATCGATTTTATCCAACGCCTCCCTTATTGCGTTCATCGTAACCGAATCATGTATACCCATCAGATCGAAGCGAAAGCCATCGAGATGATATTCCTTTGCCCAATACTTCACGCTGTCAATGATATATTTGCGCATCATGTGCCTTTCCGAGGCCGTGTCATTTCCGACTCCCGTACCGTTTGCCAGAGATCCGTCAGCATTGTAGCGGTAAAAATAACCTGGGACCGTTCTCTCCAAAGCCTGATCTTTTGGGTCGTAAACGTGGTTATAGACGACATCCATAATAACCCTCAAACCGTTGT harbors:
- a CDS encoding peptide ABC transporter substrate-binding protein, whose translation is MGNKKLSSLVLLSLSSALVLAACGGEGSTADSSESAGASGSDQVLNLIESAEIPTMDSVQATDTVAFTALSNVNEGLYRQGLDGTVELGIAVEDPTVSEDGLVYTFTIREDANWSNGEPVTAEDFVYAWRKLVDPASAASYSYMMAGVVANATEIIDGAVAPEELGVKAVDEKTLEITLASPVPYFKDLLTLAMFFPQNQAFVEEQGDQYALSSDALLYNGPFVLANWDAASLSWSYEPNADYWDKEAVKLQAINVEVIKETSTALNLYDTDAIDRMILTGEYVSQRAGDAEMHTMPTSTVFYLKFNQQRENTPLLNANIRKALAMAFDKQAYADVVLQNGSIPANGLVPEGLALDPSTGEDYREQNGDLLTFNAEEAKTYFEQGLAELGVESITLELLSDDTENAKRSSEFLQSQLETNLPGLTVTLRNVPFKVRLDADTSGEYDIQLSGWGADYADPINFLELFQTDNGNNKSGYSNAEYDALIEEARTNVTDLDARWASLLAAEKILMEDAGIAPLYQRSYAVLQKPYVTDLGEHLVGADYSYKWASNSGAQNVD
- the pulA gene encoding type I pullulanase, which translates into the protein MVEDFQNWLESYDLEKLFSDKRDKETIDKEMFLFVRSDDFDDYFSYDGDLGALYEKEGTLLRVWTPTAKSVEVWTYEDDSIRRPSQKIAMVQKPRGIFEAYLPGDQHGTIYVYKILFLNNRESVTVDPYARATTVNGTKSVITDLLRTNPDGWAERLPAFGLPEEAIIYELHIRDFSISETSGIVNKGKFLGLTEKNTKNPSGLSTGLDYLINMGITHVQILPMFDYATVDEANLTEPQYNWGYDPLNYNVPEGSYSSDPFDPFNRIIELKQMIQTLHDNGLRVIMDVVYNHVYDPKDQALERTVPGYFYRYNADGSLANGTGVGNDTASERHMMRKYIIDSVKYWAKEYHLDGFRFDLMGIHDSVTMNAIREALDKIDPSIVIIGEGWEMSTPLPEDLKASQKNAQAMPRIAHFNDSIRIALKGSDFGDEKDKGFISGKNYQEDLLIRNIKGGMHLSSHSSYVDPEQVIQYVEAHDNLTLYDKLLRSNPNDSEEVRIKMHTLATSIILLSQGVPFIHGGQEFLRSKAGVANSYKSSDEINQFEWERVTTFQQAVVYTKGLIALRKAEYLFRLHTHDEIDAHFTALSENFNIVAFSLQNKDKKYIVVFNANRNDTIFRMEKGKYAILVEDNQVFLERKAKTAVMEKVLVKAHTTCVLYAERRN